From the Anguilla anguilla isolate fAngAng1 chromosome 8, fAngAng1.pri, whole genome shotgun sequence genome, one window contains:
- the LOC118233959 gene encoding CDC42 small effector protein 1-like, whose amino-acid sequence MSEFWHKIGCCVVAKPPPKRKRRRKIDRSMIGEPMNFMHLTHIGSGEMAEGLPASGSVQEQMRSKGPSANGRRSLL is encoded by the exons ATGAGCGAATTCTGGCACAAGATCGGCTGCTGCGTGGTGGCCAAACCGCCGCCG aagaggaagaggaggaggaagatcgACCGCAGCATGATCGGGGAGCCCATGAACTTCATGCACCTGACGCACATCGGCTCGGGGGAGATGGCAGAGGGACTGCCGGCG TCTGGGTCGGTCCAGGAACAGATGAGGTCAAAAGGACCTAGCGCCAATGGCCGGAGAAGCCTGTTATAG